A window of Rattus norvegicus strain BN/NHsdMcwi chromosome 14, GRCr8, whole genome shotgun sequence contains these coding sequences:
- the LOC120096511 gene encoding PRAME family member 8-like isoform X1: MSVQTPPTLQKLARQALVRNEAVAVSCVGELPTVLFPALFKEAFEGRHINLVKEMVADWPFPSLPVGALMKTPNLETLQAVLDGVDMRLTRKFHPRRTKLQVLDLRNVHHSFWNIWTGEEDSSCSAENLEEKPVVKVFPKYALRDQCVKVIVELCIWSCLDEAQAYFLKWAQQRKASLHFCCTKMKIWRLPVHAIREIMNVFDPQHITELELHAEQTLLDLEDFAAYFGQMRNLRKLFLEALQGMISSNRNETRDREANYMKNFISQFCKFNCLQHLCVHFLRDHMNQVLGCLMTPLETLSVTCYIISQNELNSFSCCKSLFQLKHLELRGVILHDVDIMSLRGFLEKVADTLETLDLQCCRMKDSQLYALLPALRNFSQLTTVKFYSNKFSMPILKDLLQHTANWSTVNVEQYPAPLECYDDSAQVSVERFAQLCRELMDTLRAIRQPYNISFATEICYTCGERCVYHNGPRLCCCWQ, translated from the exons ATGAGTGTTCAGACTCCACCCACACTCCAGAAGCTGGCAAGGCAAGCTCTGGTGAGAAATGAGGCTGTGGCCGTGTCCTGTGTGGGGGAGCTGCCTACTGTGCTCTTCCCAGCACTGTTCAAGGAGGCATTCGAGGGCAGACACATCAACCTCGTGAAGGAAATGGTGGCAGATTggccttttccctctctccctgtgggTGCATTGATGAAGACACCTAACCTGGAAACTTTGCAGGCTGTGCTAGATGGAGTAGACATGCGACTGACAAGAAAGTTTCACCCCAG GAGGACAAAACTACAGGTTCTTGATCTGAGAAATGTACACCATTCCTTCTGGAACATATGGACTGGAGAAGAGGACAGCAGCTGTTCAGCAGAGAATTTGGAGGAAAAGCCAGTAGTGAAGGTCTTTCCCAAATATGCACTGAGAGATCAGTGTGTGAAGGTGATAGTTGAATTGTGTATCTGGTCCTGCCTTGATGAAGCACAAGCATACTTCTTGAAGTGGGCCCAGCAGAGAAAGGCCTCCCTACATTTCTGCTGTACAAAGATGAAGATCTGGCGCCTGCCAGTCCATGCTATCAGAGAGATCATGAATGTTTTTGATCCACAACATATCACAGAATTAGAACTGCATGCAGAGCAGACTCTGTTAGACCTGGAAGATTTTGCTGCCTACTTTGGACAGATGAGAAATCTCCGCAAACTCTTCCTGGAAGCCCTGCAAGGGATGATCTCCTCTAATCGAAATGAAacaagagacagagaagccaACTATATGAAGAATTTTATATCTCAATTCTGCAAATTCAATTGTCTCCAGCATCTCTGTGTCCATTTTCTCAGAGATCACATGAATCAAGTCCTAGG GTGCCTGATGACGCCTTTGGAGACCCTCTCAGTTACTTGCTACATAATTTCACAGAATGAGTTGAATTCCTTCTCCTGCTGTAAGAGCCTCTTTCAGTTAAAACATCTGGAATTGAGAGGAGTGATCTTACATGATGTGGATATTATGTCTCTGAGAGGTTTCCTAGAGAAAGTGGCAGACACTCTTGAGACTCTGGATTTGCAGTGTTGTAGGATGAAGGACTCTCAGCTTTATGCCCTCCTACCTGCCCTCAGAAATTTCTCTCAGCTCACCACGGTCAAGTTCTACAGCAACAAATTCTCCATGCCCATTCTGAAGGACCTGTTGCAGCACACAGCCAACTGGAGCACGGTGAACGTGGAACAATACCCTGCCCCTCTGGAGTGCTATGATGACTCAGCTCAAGTTTCTGTGGAAAGATTTGCCCAACTTTGTCGTGAGCTCATGGATACACTCAGGGCAATACGGCAGCCCTATAACATCTCCTTTGCTACAGAAATCTGTTATACATGTGGTGAGCGCTGTGTCTATCATAATGGGCCCAGGCTTTGTTGTTGCTGGCAGTAA
- the LOC120096511 gene encoding PRAME family member 8-like isoform X2 yields MSVQTPPTLQKLARQALVRNEAVAVSCVGELPTVLFPALFKEAFEGRHINLVKEMVADWPFPSLPVGALMKTPNLETLQAVLDGVDMRLTRKFHPRTKLQVLDLRNVHHSFWNIWTGEEDSSCSAENLEEKPVVKVFPKYALRDQCVKVIVELCIWSCLDEAQAYFLKWAQQRKASLHFCCTKMKIWRLPVHAIREIMNVFDPQHITELELHAEQTLLDLEDFAAYFGQMRNLRKLFLEALQGMISSNRNETRDREANYMKNFISQFCKFNCLQHLCVHFLRDHMNQVLGCLMTPLETLSVTCYIISQNELNSFSCCKSLFQLKHLELRGVILHDVDIMSLRGFLEKVADTLETLDLQCCRMKDSQLYALLPALRNFSQLTTVKFYSNKFSMPILKDLLQHTANWSTVNVEQYPAPLECYDDSAQVSVERFAQLCRELMDTLRAIRQPYNISFATEICYTCGERCVYHNGPRLCCCWQ; encoded by the exons ATGAGTGTTCAGACTCCACCCACACTCCAGAAGCTGGCAAGGCAAGCTCTGGTGAGAAATGAGGCTGTGGCCGTGTCCTGTGTGGGGGAGCTGCCTACTGTGCTCTTCCCAGCACTGTTCAAGGAGGCATTCGAGGGCAGACACATCAACCTCGTGAAGGAAATGGTGGCAGATTggccttttccctctctccctgtgggTGCATTGATGAAGACACCTAACCTGGAAACTTTGCAGGCTGTGCTAGATGGAGTAGACATGCGACTGACAAGAAAGTTTCACCCCAG GACAAAACTACAGGTTCTTGATCTGAGAAATGTACACCATTCCTTCTGGAACATATGGACTGGAGAAGAGGACAGCAGCTGTTCAGCAGAGAATTTGGAGGAAAAGCCAGTAGTGAAGGTCTTTCCCAAATATGCACTGAGAGATCAGTGTGTGAAGGTGATAGTTGAATTGTGTATCTGGTCCTGCCTTGATGAAGCACAAGCATACTTCTTGAAGTGGGCCCAGCAGAGAAAGGCCTCCCTACATTTCTGCTGTACAAAGATGAAGATCTGGCGCCTGCCAGTCCATGCTATCAGAGAGATCATGAATGTTTTTGATCCACAACATATCACAGAATTAGAACTGCATGCAGAGCAGACTCTGTTAGACCTGGAAGATTTTGCTGCCTACTTTGGACAGATGAGAAATCTCCGCAAACTCTTCCTGGAAGCCCTGCAAGGGATGATCTCCTCTAATCGAAATGAAacaagagacagagaagccaACTATATGAAGAATTTTATATCTCAATTCTGCAAATTCAATTGTCTCCAGCATCTCTGTGTCCATTTTCTCAGAGATCACATGAATCAAGTCCTAGG GTGCCTGATGACGCCTTTGGAGACCCTCTCAGTTACTTGCTACATAATTTCACAGAATGAGTTGAATTCCTTCTCCTGCTGTAAGAGCCTCTTTCAGTTAAAACATCTGGAATTGAGAGGAGTGATCTTACATGATGTGGATATTATGTCTCTGAGAGGTTTCCTAGAGAAAGTGGCAGACACTCTTGAGACTCTGGATTTGCAGTGTTGTAGGATGAAGGACTCTCAGCTTTATGCCCTCCTACCTGCCCTCAGAAATTTCTCTCAGCTCACCACGGTCAAGTTCTACAGCAACAAATTCTCCATGCCCATTCTGAAGGACCTGTTGCAGCACACAGCCAACTGGAGCACGGTGAACGTGGAACAATACCCTGCCCCTCTGGAGTGCTATGATGACTCAGCTCAAGTTTCTGTGGAAAGATTTGCCCAACTTTGTCGTGAGCTCATGGATACACTCAGGGCAATACGGCAGCCCTATAACATCTCCTTTGCTACAGAAATCTGTTATACATGTGGTGAGCGCTGTGTCTATCATAATGGGCCCAGGCTTTGTTGTTGCTGGCAGTAA
- the LOC120096511 gene encoding PRAME family member 8-like isoform X3, whose protein sequence is MSVQTPPTLQKLARQALVRNEAVAVSCVGELPTVLFPALFKEAFEGRHINLVKEMVADWPFPSLPVGALMKTPNLETLQAVLDGVDMRLTRKFHPRCLMTPLETLSVTCYIISQNELNSFSCCKSLFQLKHLELRGVILHDVDIMSLRGFLEKVADTLETLDLQCCRMKDSQLYALLPALRNFSQLTTVKFYSNKFSMPILKDLLQHTANWSTVNVEQYPAPLECYDDSAQVSVERFAQLCRELMDTLRAIRQPYNISFATEICYTCGERCVYHNGPRLCCCWQ, encoded by the exons ATGAGTGTTCAGACTCCACCCACACTCCAGAAGCTGGCAAGGCAAGCTCTGGTGAGAAATGAGGCTGTGGCCGTGTCCTGTGTGGGGGAGCTGCCTACTGTGCTCTTCCCAGCACTGTTCAAGGAGGCATTCGAGGGCAGACACATCAACCTCGTGAAGGAAATGGTGGCAGATTggccttttccctctctccctgtgggTGCATTGATGAAGACACCTAACCTGGAAACTTTGCAGGCTGTGCTAGATGGAGTAGACATGCGACTGACAAGAAAGTTTCACCCCAG GTGCCTGATGACGCCTTTGGAGACCCTCTCAGTTACTTGCTACATAATTTCACAGAATGAGTTGAATTCCTTCTCCTGCTGTAAGAGCCTCTTTCAGTTAAAACATCTGGAATTGAGAGGAGTGATCTTACATGATGTGGATATTATGTCTCTGAGAGGTTTCCTAGAGAAAGTGGCAGACACTCTTGAGACTCTGGATTTGCAGTGTTGTAGGATGAAGGACTCTCAGCTTTATGCCCTCCTACCTGCCCTCAGAAATTTCTCTCAGCTCACCACGGTCAAGTTCTACAGCAACAAATTCTCCATGCCCATTCTGAAGGACCTGTTGCAGCACACAGCCAACTGGAGCACGGTGAACGTGGAACAATACCCTGCCCCTCTGGAGTGCTATGATGACTCAGCTCAAGTTTCTGTGGAAAGATTTGCCCAACTTTGTCGTGAGCTCATGGATACACTCAGGGCAATACGGCAGCCCTATAACATCTCCTTTGCTACAGAAATCTGTTATACATGTGGTGAGCGCTGTGTCTATCATAATGGGCCCAGGCTTTGTTGTTGCTGGCAGTAA